In the Ferrimicrobium sp. genome, TTTTGTGGTCGTCACACGTTCCGAAGGTCTGGTAACGATCGGTCTCAACCGACCTGATAAGCGCAATGCGCTCTCGCTCGTGCTGGTGAGCCAGCTGCGCGCGGTGATCGAAGAACATCGGCATAAGCCAGCAGTCTTGATCATCACATCGGCGAACCCGAACATGTTTATTGCTGGAGCGGACATCGCTGAACTCGACGCCAGGGGTGAAGAGGAGGCGTTTCGCGCCATCAATGTTGAGCTCTTTGACGCGATTGCTAGCTGGCGTTGGCCGACGATCGCAGCCATCGACGGACCTGCCTTTGGCGGCGGCCTTGAGTGCGCTCTCGCCTGTGACCTGCGCATCGCATCTCCTCGAGCCCGGTTCGCCCAACCAGAGCTTGGGCTTGGTATCCTGGCGGGAGCAGGAGGCAACTGGCGCTTGCCAGAGCTCGTGGGATTGGGCTTGGCCCGTCGTATGCTGTATCTCGGAGAGGTGATCGATGCTGATCGGGCCTTGGCGGTCGGACTTGTCGACGAGCTCGTCGAGGAGCCGGTGGCCCTAGCCCAACACTGGGCCCAACAGATGGGCACCAAGCCGTGGCGAGCGCTTGAAATCACCAAGCTCGCCTTGGGTTCAGGGGTCCGCCCATCGTCACAACTGATCGACATACTCGGCCAAGCGATCCTGTTTGAATCCGATGCCAAGCGCGAACGTATGCGCTCATTTCTCGAACGGCGTTCTTCCTAAGACGCTTGTCTGACCCGACAGAGTCGAGGCTAGAAGGTTGATTAAGGCTCGATGAATAGGTACTAACGACGGGCCAAGGGGGGCTCGTGCGAGAGAATGACGGGGCGATCAGCGGTTTTCCGCTAGCGTTCGTGGGTGATCCGTGCATCAGTTAACGTGAGGTGTGGTTAGGAACAAGACGGCGAAAGGTGATGTGATGCGCAACGTCGAGCTTTCGGAGCGGTATCCGATTCTCTACAAGGGTTATGACGTGATTGAGATTGGCGAGCGTCAGGTGACGCGCGGACGTACCATCACCGATGGTGACATCACAAACTGGTGCGCACTGACGGGCGACTGGTTCTATCTCCACACCGATGCCGAGGCGGCCCGAGCGTCGATGTTTGGTCGCATTGTTGCTCCCGGCATCATGGTCTTTGCAATGGCCACTGGATTAGGGGTGCCTGCCGATTCAACGGCGATCATCGCCAACTATGGATCGGATGCAATCCGGTATCCGCACCCTACCTTCGTCGGCGACACGATCCATCTTGAGGCCGAGGTCGTGGCCAAGGATGACAAGGGTGGCGACCGGGGTGTCGTCTCGTTGCGCTGGCAGGTCTTTAATCAGGATGCCGTTCTCGTGTGTACCAGCGTTCTCAAGGTGCTCGTGGCCGCGGAGGTTGCTCCCTATGGCCTTTGAACGCACGCTGCCGAATGAGCGTGTCAGCACCGAGGTCGTAGTCTTCGATCACCATGACGACATCGCCTGGCTGTGGCTCAATCGCCCACAGACGCTCAACGCGACAACCGAGGAGATGGTAACAGCCATCAACCGCGCGTTGGATGAGCTCACCGAAAACCCTCCGCGGGTCCTTGTCCTCGGTGGCCTCGGTCGGGCGTTTTGTGCCGGTCGGGACCTCGGTGAGGCGAATCCGGAGGCCGAGGATGCGCACGCCATCCTCGCAGATTGGTACAACCCATTGATTGTGCGC is a window encoding:
- a CDS encoding enoyl-CoA hydratase/isomerase family protein; translation: MTATDFVVVTRSEGLVTIGLNRPDKRNALSLVLVSQLRAVIEEHRHKPAVLIITSANPNMFIAGADIAELDARGEEEAFRAINVELFDAIASWRWPTIAAIDGPAFGGGLECALACDLRIASPRARFAQPELGLGILAGAGGNWRLPELVGLGLARRMLYLGEVIDADRALAVGLVDELVEEPVALAQHWAQQMGTKPWRALEITKLALGSGVRPSSQLIDILGQAILFESDAKRERMRSFLERRSS
- a CDS encoding MaoC family dehydratase N-terminal domain-containing protein; this encodes MRNVELSERYPILYKGYDVIEIGERQVTRGRTITDGDITNWCALTGDWFYLHTDAEAARASMFGRIVAPGIMVFAMATGLGVPADSTAIIANYGSDAIRYPHPTFVGDTIHLEAEVVAKDDKGGDRGVVSLRWQVFNQDAVLVCTSVLKVLVAAEVAPYGL